A section of the Kribbella sp. HUAS MG21 genome encodes:
- a CDS encoding bifunctional allantoicase/(S)-ureidoglycine aminohydrolase encodes MTFYAPKGGLPAQTDLTTDRAVFTEAYAVLPRGTMRDIVTSRLPFWDDTRLWVIARPLSGFAETFSQYIVEVAPGGGSDKPETDPAAEAVLFVVSGNVVLTVAGEKHTLSEGGYAYLPPGGDWTVRNTSDATATFHLVRKAYERIDGIDVPPPLVTNEADVEGIEMPDTEGRWRTQRFVDPDDVRHDMHVNIVSFEPGGVIPFPETHVMEHGLYVLEGKAVYLLNKDWVEVQEGDFMWLRAFCPQACYAGGPGRFRYLLYKDVNRHPKLTL; translated from the coding sequence ATGACCTTCTACGCGCCGAAGGGCGGCCTGCCCGCGCAGACCGACCTGACCACCGACCGCGCGGTCTTCACCGAGGCGTACGCCGTCCTCCCGCGCGGCACGATGCGTGACATCGTCACCAGCCGGTTGCCGTTCTGGGACGACACCCGGCTGTGGGTGATCGCCCGCCCGCTGTCCGGGTTCGCGGAGACGTTCTCGCAGTACATCGTCGAGGTCGCGCCGGGCGGCGGCAGCGACAAGCCGGAGACCGACCCGGCGGCCGAGGCCGTGCTGTTCGTTGTCTCAGGCAACGTTGTGCTGACGGTCGCGGGCGAGAAGCACACGCTGTCCGAGGGCGGCTACGCGTACCTGCCGCCCGGCGGCGACTGGACCGTACGGAACACGAGTGACGCGACGGCCACGTTCCACCTGGTGCGGAAGGCGTACGAGCGCATCGACGGGATCGACGTACCGCCGCCGCTGGTCACCAACGAGGCGGACGTCGAGGGCATCGAGATGCCGGACACCGAAGGGCGCTGGCGGACGCAGCGGTTCGTGGACCCGGACGACGTCCGGCACGACATGCACGTGAACATCGTCAGCTTCGAACCGGGCGGGGTGATCCCGTTCCCGGAGACGCACGTGATGGAGCACGGGCTGTACGTCCTCGAGGGCAAGGCCGTCTACCTGTTGAACAAGGACTGGGTCGAGGTGCAGGAGGGCGACTTCATGTGGTTGCGCGCCTTCTGCCCGCAGGCCTGCTACGCCGGCGGGCCCGGCCGGTTCCGGTACCTGCTCTACAAGGACGTCAACCGGCACCCCAAGCTCACGCTCTGA
- the allB gene encoding allantoinase AllB, giving the protein MSALDLVLRARRMVGANGEQAAAVGVRDGRIVVISPYDADLDADADLALADDEVLLPGLVDSHVHVNDPGRTDWEGFTSATRAAAAGGVTTIIDMPLNSIPPTCDVPALALKRKTAETQAYVDVGFWGGAIPGNVPELRPLHSAGVFGFKCFLLHSGVDEFPALDQAQLEDAMVEISDFDGLLIVHAEDAHRIDHAPPPDGSSYAAFLGSRPRTAENVAVAAVIRLAQRTGCRVHILHVSSADVLPLIAQARDNGVRITAETCPHYLSFTAEDIPDGATQYKCCPPIREAANRELLWDGLRDGTIDLVVSDHSPSTADLKHLDTGDFGTAWGGIASLQLGLPAVWTEARRRGFTLTDVVRWMSAAPAAQTGLGTKGRIDVGYDADLCVLAPDETFTVDARQLHHKNAITPYDGRTLTGVVRSTWLRGVPVDLAADPRGRLLTRGER; this is encoded by the coding sequence ATGAGCGCTCTGGATCTCGTACTGCGGGCGCGCCGGATGGTCGGCGCGAACGGCGAGCAGGCGGCCGCGGTCGGTGTGCGCGACGGGCGGATCGTGGTGATCTCGCCGTACGACGCCGACCTGGACGCGGACGCCGACCTGGCCCTCGCGGACGACGAAGTACTGCTGCCAGGGCTCGTCGACTCCCACGTGCACGTCAACGATCCCGGCCGCACCGATTGGGAGGGCTTCACCTCCGCGACCAGGGCCGCGGCCGCGGGCGGCGTCACCACGATCATCGACATGCCGCTCAACAGCATCCCGCCGACCTGCGACGTCCCGGCGCTCGCGCTCAAGCGCAAGACCGCCGAGACCCAGGCGTACGTCGACGTCGGCTTCTGGGGCGGCGCGATCCCGGGCAACGTCCCCGAACTCCGGCCGCTCCACAGCGCGGGCGTCTTCGGCTTCAAGTGCTTCCTGCTGCACTCGGGCGTCGACGAGTTCCCAGCCCTTGATCAGGCACAACTGGAAGACGCGATGGTCGAGATCAGCGACTTCGACGGCCTCCTGATCGTCCATGCCGAGGATGCGCATCGCATCGATCACGCGCCGCCGCCCGACGGCAGCAGCTACGCGGCGTTCCTCGGCTCCCGGCCCCGGACGGCGGAGAACGTGGCCGTGGCCGCAGTGATCCGCCTGGCGCAGCGCACCGGCTGTCGTGTCCACATCCTGCACGTGTCGAGCGCCGACGTGCTCCCGCTGATCGCGCAGGCTCGCGACAACGGCGTACGGATCACCGCCGAGACCTGCCCGCACTACCTCAGCTTCACCGCGGAGGACATCCCGGACGGCGCCACGCAGTACAAGTGCTGCCCGCCGATCCGCGAGGCCGCCAATCGCGAGCTGCTCTGGGACGGCCTCCGCGACGGCACGATCGACCTGGTCGTCTCCGACCACTCGCCGTCGACGGCCGACCTCAAGCACCTCGACACCGGCGACTTCGGCACCGCCTGGGGCGGTATCGCCTCGCTCCAGCTCGGCCTGCCCGCCGTCTGGACCGAGGCCCGCCGGCGCGGCTTCACGCTGACCGACGTCGTCCGCTGGATGTCCGCCGCCCCCGCCGCGCAGACCGGCCTCGGCACGAAGGGCCGGATCGACGTCGGGTACGACGCCGACCTCTGCGTCCTCGCCCCCGACGAGACCTTCACCGTCGACGCGCGGCAACTCCACCACAAGAACGCGATCACGCCGTACGACGGCCGGACGCTGACCGGTGTCGTCCGGAGCACCTGGCTCCGCGGCGTCCCCGTCGACCTCGCCGCCGACCCGCGCGGCCGCCTGCTGACCCGAGGAGAACGATGA
- a CDS encoding glycerate kinase: MVRVVVASDKFKGTLTSAEVAAAVGAGVRRVHPDAAVVAVPVADGGDGTLAAAVAAGYTFVPVTASGPTGEPVESGYARLGDTAVVELADVSGLVRLPDGVPAPLTATSYGTGELIAAAVDAGCTHIVLGIGGSASTDGGAGLVQALACRGLATPPGDWEQVIACSQTPALIASDLDGVRVVVACDVDNPLTGPRGAAAVYGPQKGATPEQVAELDARLGAWADLVAERTGRDLRDAPGAGAAGGVGFAALALLDAELRPGIELVLDLVGFREQLKGADLVVTGEGALDEQTLHGKAVAGVAAATRAYAGIPVVAVCGVNRLDAGRLRDAGVSAAYALTDVDPDVRRCLAEGRRLLEELGERIAVEHLR; the protein is encoded by the coding sequence ATGGTGCGAGTTGTTGTTGCCTCGGACAAGTTCAAGGGCACCTTGACGAGTGCCGAGGTCGCGGCCGCGGTCGGCGCCGGGGTACGACGAGTCCACCCCGACGCGGCCGTGGTCGCAGTACCGGTGGCGGACGGCGGCGACGGCACCCTCGCCGCCGCGGTCGCCGCCGGGTACACGTTCGTCCCGGTCACCGCCTCCGGCCCCACCGGCGAGCCGGTCGAGAGCGGCTACGCCCGCCTGGGCGACACCGCCGTCGTCGAACTGGCTGACGTTTCCGGCCTGGTCCGCCTCCCCGACGGCGTCCCCGCGCCGCTCACCGCCACGTCGTACGGCACCGGCGAACTCATCGCCGCGGCTGTCGACGCCGGCTGCACCCACATCGTCCTCGGCATCGGCGGCAGCGCCTCGACCGACGGCGGCGCCGGCCTGGTCCAAGCCCTCGCCTGCCGGGGTCTGGCGACACCTCCCGGTGACTGGGAACAGGTTATTGCCTGTTCCCAGACCCCAGCGCTTATCGCGAGTGACCTCGACGGCGTGCGGGTGGTGGTGGCGTGCGACGTGGACAATCCGTTGACGGGGCCGCGGGGTGCGGCAGCTGTGTACGGGCCGCAGAAGGGCGCCACGCCTGAGCAGGTGGCCGAGCTCGACGCCAGGCTGGGTGCGTGGGCCGATCTGGTGGCCGAGCGCACCGGGCGGGACCTGCGGGATGCGCCGGGGGCCGGGGCGGCGGGTGGTGTGGGGTTCGCGGCGCTCGCGCTCCTGGATGCAGAACTCCGCCCGGGCATCGAGCTGGTGCTCGACCTGGTCGGTTTCCGCGAGCAGCTGAAGGGCGCCGACCTCGTGGTCACGGGCGAGGGCGCCCTGGACGAGCAGACGTTGCACGGCAAGGCTGTTGCCGGCGTCGCCGCCGCGACCCGGGCGTACGCCGGGATTCCGGTGGTCGCGGTCTGCGGAGTCAACCGCCTGGACGCCGGACGGCTCCGGGACGCCGGCGTATCAGCGGCGTACGCGCTCACCGACGTCGATCCCGACGTCCGGCGCTGTCTGGCCGAAGGACGACGGCTGCTCGAGGAACTGGGCGAGCGGATCGCCGTCGAGCACCTACGATGA
- the gcl gene encoding glyoxylate carboligase translates to MARMRAVDAAVLILEKEGSTQAFGLPGAAINPFYSAIRAHGGIKHVLARHVEAASHMAEGYTRAKAGNIGVCIGTSGPAGTDMITGLYSASADSIPILCITGQAPVAKLHKEDFQAVDISAIAKPVAKWAVTVMEAAQVPGTFQKAFQVMREGRPGPVLIDLPLDVQLAEIDFDIDTYEPLPVSRPVATRAQAEKVLSMLAAAERPLIVAGGGIINADAADLLVEFAELTGVPVVPTLMGWGAIGDDHPLSAGMVGLQTSHRYGNATLLASDLVLGIGNRWANRHTGGLDVYRGERKFIHVDIEPTQIGRVFAPDYGVVSDARAALDVFVEVARERAGSLPDRTAWAAECRERKTTLQRKTHFDAVPIKPQRVYEEMNRAFGPDVRYVSTIGLSQIQAAQMLHVYRPRHWINAGQAGPLGWTVPATLGVAVADPESTVVALSGDYDFQFLIEELAVGAQFNIPYIHVVVNNSYLGLIRQAQRNFDMDYCVQLSFDNINSPEVGGYGVDHVKVVEGLGCKALRVSEPDGILPALEQAKKLMVEHRVPIVVEVILERVTNVSMGVEIDNVIEFEDLAISPEDAPTALALLD, encoded by the coding sequence ATGGCCAGGATGCGGGCGGTCGATGCCGCCGTACTGATCCTGGAGAAGGAGGGCTCGACGCAGGCGTTCGGGCTGCCGGGCGCCGCGATCAACCCCTTCTACAGCGCGATCCGCGCGCACGGCGGGATCAAGCACGTGCTCGCCCGGCACGTCGAGGCCGCGTCGCACATGGCCGAGGGCTACACCCGGGCGAAGGCCGGCAACATCGGCGTCTGCATCGGTACGTCGGGACCGGCCGGCACCGACATGATCACCGGGCTGTACTCCGCCTCCGCGGACTCGATCCCGATCCTGTGCATCACCGGCCAGGCGCCGGTCGCGAAGCTGCACAAGGAGGACTTCCAGGCCGTCGACATCTCCGCGATCGCCAAGCCGGTCGCGAAGTGGGCGGTCACGGTGATGGAGGCCGCGCAGGTCCCGGGCACCTTCCAGAAGGCGTTCCAAGTGATGCGCGAGGGCCGGCCGGGTCCCGTGCTGATCGACCTGCCGCTCGACGTCCAGCTGGCCGAGATCGACTTCGACATCGACACCTACGAACCGCTTCCGGTCTCGCGTCCTGTCGCCACCCGCGCGCAGGCGGAGAAGGTGCTGTCGATGCTCGCAGCCGCCGAGCGGCCGCTGATCGTCGCGGGCGGCGGGATCATCAACGCGGACGCGGCCGACCTGCTCGTCGAGTTCGCCGAGCTCACCGGCGTTCCCGTCGTACCGACCTTGATGGGCTGGGGTGCGATCGGGGACGACCACCCGCTGAGCGCGGGCATGGTCGGGCTGCAGACCTCGCACCGGTACGGGAACGCGACGCTGCTGGCGTCGGACCTGGTGCTCGGCATCGGCAACCGGTGGGCGAACCGGCACACCGGCGGGCTGGATGTCTATCGCGGTGAGCGGAAGTTCATCCACGTGGACATCGAGCCGACGCAGATCGGGCGCGTGTTCGCACCGGACTACGGCGTGGTGTCGGACGCCCGGGCCGCGCTGGACGTCTTCGTCGAGGTGGCGCGCGAACGGGCCGGTTCCCTGCCGGACCGTACGGCGTGGGCAGCGGAGTGCCGCGAGCGGAAGACCACACTGCAGCGCAAGACGCACTTCGACGCGGTGCCGATCAAGCCGCAGCGTGTGTACGAGGAGATGAACCGGGCCTTCGGACCGGACGTCCGATACGTCAGCACGATCGGGCTGTCACAGATCCAGGCCGCGCAGATGCTGCACGTGTACCGGCCGCGGCACTGGATCAACGCCGGCCAGGCCGGGCCGCTCGGCTGGACCGTGCCGGCCACGCTCGGCGTCGCTGTGGCGGACCCGGAGAGCACGGTGGTCGCGTTGTCGGGGGACTACGACTTCCAGTTCCTGATCGAGGAACTGGCGGTCGGGGCGCAGTTCAACATCCCGTACATCCACGTCGTGGTGAACAACTCGTACCTCGGACTGATCCGGCAGGCGCAGCGGAACTTCGACATGGACTACTGCGTGCAGCTGTCCTTCGACAACATCAACAGCCCCGAGGTCGGCGGGTACGGCGTCGACCACGTGAAGGTCGTGGAAGGCCTGGGCTGCAAGGCGCTGCGGGTGTCGGAGCCGGACGGGATCCTGCCGGCGCTGGAGCAGGCGAAGAAGCTGATGGTCGAGCACCGGGTCCCGATCGTCGTCGAGGTCATCCTGGAGCGCGTCACGAACGTGTCGATGGGGGTCGAGATCGACAACGTGATCGAGTTCGAGGACCTGGCGATCTCGCCCGAGGACGCGCCGACGGCGCTCGCGCTGCTGGACTGA
- a CDS encoding 2-hydroxy-3-oxopropionate reductase — protein sequence MTNIAFIGLGIMGNPMAVHLADAGHTVAGLDRTPERAEALVAAGGRAASSIGDAVKGADVICVMVPDSPDVQDVLAGENGVFQNAETGALIIDFSSIRPDVTQQLAEQARALGFRLLDAPVSGGEAGAKNAALSIMVGGEADDFAVAKPLFDVVGKTVVHVGPSGSGQTVKAANQLIVAANIQAVSEAVVFLEAYGVDTKAALEVLGGGLAGSTVLNQKKENMLSRSFEPGFRIDLHHKDMGIVTAAAREAGVVVPLGALVAQLVASARANGDGGLDHSALLRGVERLSGKAAG from the coding sequence ATGACGAACATCGCCTTCATCGGCCTCGGCATCATGGGCAACCCGATGGCCGTCCACCTCGCCGACGCGGGACACACCGTCGCAGGTCTGGACCGTACGCCGGAGCGCGCCGAGGCGCTGGTCGCCGCCGGTGGCCGGGCCGCGAGCTCGATCGGCGACGCGGTCAAGGGCGCCGACGTGATCTGCGTGATGGTGCCCGACTCGCCCGACGTCCAGGACGTCCTGGCGGGCGAGAACGGGGTCTTCCAGAACGCCGAGACCGGCGCGCTGATCATCGACTTCTCGAGCATCCGCCCGGACGTCACCCAGCAGCTCGCCGAGCAGGCCCGCGCGCTCGGGTTCCGGCTGCTCGACGCCCCGGTCTCCGGTGGCGAGGCCGGCGCCAAGAACGCCGCGCTGTCGATCATGGTCGGTGGCGAGGCGGACGACTTCGCCGTCGCCAAGCCGCTGTTCGACGTGGTCGGCAAGACCGTGGTGCACGTCGGCCCGAGCGGTTCGGGCCAGACGGTGAAGGCCGCCAACCAGCTGATCGTCGCCGCGAACATCCAGGCCGTCTCCGAGGCCGTGGTCTTCCTCGAGGCGTACGGTGTCGACACCAAGGCGGCGCTGGAGGTGTTGGGCGGAGGCCTCGCGGGGTCGACCGTGCTGAACCAGAAGAAGGAGAACATGCTGTCGCGCTCCTTCGAGCCCGGGTTCCGGATCGACCTGCACCACAAGGACATGGGCATCGTCACGGCGGCCGCGCGTGAGGCTGGTGTCGTCGTACCGCTGGGTGCCCTGGTGGCGCAGCTGGTCGCGTCGGCGCGGGCCAACGGTGACGGCGGGCTCGACCACTCGGCCCTGCTGCGTGGTGTGGAGCGGCTGTCCGGCAAGGCGGCCGGCTGA
- a CDS encoding TIM barrel protein yields MSHLLRYTVNCSLLFTELPLLERPAAARRAGFSAVEFWWPFVEAVPPDRQVDAFVSAVTDAGVQLTGLNFFAGDMPGGDRGLVSWPKRSGEFRDNVDVTVGIGECLGAEGFNALYGNRVEGATEQEQDDVAVENLALATKAAARIGATVLVEPVSGAERYPLKVAADALRVIDRVQAAYDVPNLGLLADLYHLAVNGDDVDRVIAEHTDRVAHVQIADNPGRNEPGTGTLPLDRQLAALEANGYTGRVGLEYKPSTTSDASFGWLPYERR; encoded by the coding sequence ATGAGCCACCTGCTGCGGTACACGGTGAACTGTTCGTTGCTCTTCACCGAGCTGCCCCTGCTCGAGCGGCCCGCGGCCGCCCGGCGGGCCGGGTTCAGCGCGGTGGAGTTCTGGTGGCCGTTCGTCGAGGCCGTCCCGCCGGACCGGCAGGTCGACGCGTTCGTCAGCGCGGTCACCGACGCCGGCGTGCAGCTGACCGGCCTGAACTTCTTCGCCGGCGACATGCCGGGCGGCGACCGCGGGCTGGTGTCCTGGCCGAAGCGGTCCGGGGAGTTCCGCGACAACGTCGACGTCACCGTCGGCATCGGCGAGTGCCTCGGCGCCGAGGGCTTCAACGCGCTGTACGGCAACCGCGTCGAGGGTGCCACCGAGCAGGAGCAGGACGACGTCGCCGTCGAGAACCTCGCGCTCGCCACCAAGGCCGCCGCCCGGATCGGCGCCACGGTCCTCGTCGAGCCGGTCAGCGGCGCCGAGCGGTACCCGTTGAAGGTCGCGGCCGACGCGCTGCGCGTCATCGACCGCGTCCAGGCGGCGTACGACGTACCGAATCTCGGCCTGCTCGCGGACCTGTACCACCTCGCGGTCAACGGCGACGACGTCGACCGGGTGATCGCCGAGCACACCGACCGGGTCGCGCACGTGCAGATCGCCGACAACCCGGGCCGCAACGAGCCCGGCACCGGCACGCTCCCGCTCGACCGGCAGCTCGCGGCGCTGGAGGCCAACGGCTACACCGGCCGCGTCGGTCTCGAGTACAAGCCGTCCACAACCTCAGACGCAAGCTTCGGCTGGCTGCCGTACGAGCGCCGCTGA
- a CDS encoding helix-turn-helix domain-containing protein encodes MLLAELLDAPELGLRLLYSAGGVLDRPIGRLVTTDLLEPGRYLSGGEVVLTGLVWRRQPTDSEVFVASVAGRGATTILAGKAQLGDVPEDLVEACRRHDVTLVEVPIEVAFADVTEYVAAAGSAETGARLSASLVRQRQLLSSIAAGRSLDELAARISAEIGHDCRVLTPTGRHVVPGPGELDPVVVDAVTRKFLTADRTPAVALTIDAAYSLFPVGSGLGNRLTAWVLVIEGDYNQWSRDHVEAVHELCAIAALDRARRDEGRRALRPLVADALALVESGAPHAEVAARLRQAGAHSERPMVVAVAELRDDGPSEVALSLLEDVALTVGPAVVAPGRDGLLVGFLPSTPELPDHIRRAFGRLAPGLNRARLAVGISGETAVDALAGALEEARFAQRAAGAARSPVSVVTSDEVASHVLLLATLPDDVRRTYSNRVLGAVLDHDRRTHADLLTTLQAFLACSCSWTRTAETLHLHINTVRYRIERVQQLTGRDLSTLEDRVDVFLALKSL; translated from the coding sequence GTGTTGCTGGCCGAGTTGCTGGATGCGCCCGAGCTCGGGCTGCGGTTGCTGTACTCCGCGGGCGGCGTACTCGACCGTCCGATCGGGCGGCTGGTGACGACCGACCTGCTGGAGCCGGGGCGGTACCTGAGCGGCGGCGAGGTCGTGCTGACCGGGCTCGTGTGGCGCCGGCAGCCGACCGACAGCGAGGTATTCGTGGCGTCGGTCGCGGGGCGCGGCGCGACCACGATCCTGGCCGGCAAGGCGCAGCTGGGCGACGTACCGGAGGATCTGGTCGAGGCGTGCCGGCGGCATGACGTGACGCTCGTCGAGGTGCCGATCGAGGTCGCGTTCGCCGACGTGACGGAGTACGTCGCGGCGGCCGGGTCGGCCGAGACGGGCGCGCGGTTGTCCGCCAGCCTGGTGCGCCAGCGGCAGCTGCTGTCGTCGATCGCCGCCGGGCGCAGCCTCGACGAACTCGCGGCGCGGATCTCCGCCGAGATCGGGCACGACTGCCGGGTACTGACGCCGACCGGGCGGCACGTCGTACCCGGTCCGGGTGAGCTCGATCCGGTCGTCGTCGACGCGGTGACCCGGAAGTTCCTGACCGCGGACCGGACGCCGGCGGTGGCGCTGACGATCGACGCGGCGTACAGCCTGTTCCCGGTCGGGTCCGGCCTCGGAAACCGCCTGACCGCGTGGGTCCTGGTGATCGAGGGCGACTACAACCAGTGGTCCCGCGACCATGTCGAGGCCGTGCACGAGCTGTGCGCGATCGCCGCGCTGGACCGTGCCCGCCGCGACGAAGGCCGCCGCGCGCTGCGGCCCTTGGTGGCCGACGCGTTGGCGCTCGTGGAGTCCGGCGCCCCGCACGCCGAGGTCGCCGCGCGCCTGCGGCAGGCGGGCGCACACTCCGAGCGGCCGATGGTCGTGGCGGTCGCCGAGCTCCGCGACGACGGTCCGAGCGAGGTCGCGCTGAGCCTGCTCGAGGACGTGGCGCTCACGGTCGGCCCGGCCGTCGTCGCACCCGGCCGGGACGGTCTGCTGGTCGGCTTCCTGCCCTCCACGCCCGAACTCCCGGATCACATCCGCCGGGCCTTCGGCCGCCTCGCTCCCGGCCTCAACCGGGCCCGGCTGGCGGTCGGCATCAGCGGCGAGACCGCGGTCGACGCGCTCGCGGGCGCACTGGAGGAGGCCCGGTTCGCGCAGCGCGCGGCGGGCGCCGCCCGCTCGCCCGTCTCGGTGGTCACGTCCGACGAGGTCGCGTCCCACGTCCTGCTGCTCGCCACACTCCCCGACGACGTACGACGTACGTACAGCAACCGCGTGCTCGGGGCCGTCCTCGACCACGACCGCCGTACCCACGCCGACCTGCTCACCACGCTCCAGGCGTTTCTCGCCTGCTCGTGCTCGTGGACCCGTACGGCGGAGACGCTGCATCTGCACAT